The following nucleotide sequence is from Chromobacterium rhizoryzae.
CTACAGCGCGATGGGCAATTTCGCCGCCTTCTTCGAGATCGGCGTCGCCTGTTATCTGGACGGCAACGGCAAAAGGCTGCGCATTTTGCCTTTCGCCATTCTGGGTTTTCTCGTCAGCCTGGTCACCATTTCCCGCGCCACGCTGCAGCAGTCGCTGATCGAACCCTTCAAGAAAAACAGAACGCTGCATTGGGACAAAACCAAGCGTTATCGGAGGCAGCCGGGATGATGGCCTTGATCTATATCTTGGGCGTCGCGCCGCTGGTCGCCCTGCCGCTCTTGCCCGGCCTGCTGGAATTGCTGCGCAAGACCGACACCTCCGCGCTGGGCATCAACCGGCTGCATATCGGCACAGCCAACGTCTTCGCCCGCAACTATCGGCAGCGGCTGGACGCGCTGGACTCGGACGAATGGCGGCAAGACTGGAACGCCCGCCTGGAAGCCCTCGGACAAACACCCCGCCCCGTCGTGGACGAAGAAGTCTTGGCCGCGGGCGCGTTGCGCATCCCCGCCCACTTCAGCTTTCTGAAGGAAATCCATTGCGATGACGACATTGCCACCGGACCGGGCGCGATCCTGCGCAGCGTCCTGGCCGACGGCGAGCTGAGCCTGGGGCGAGGCAGCTCCATCCTGCGCTGGGCCGGCGCCCGGAACGTCCGCATCGAACCGGACAGCCAGCTGTTCGGACGGGCCGTGGCGGAGGAAACGCTGGACATTGCCGGCCCCATCCTGTTCCAGCGCATCCAAGCCGCAAACATACGCCTGGGAGACGCGCCGCCGCAGCAGGCCGCGGCCGGGCCGCTCAGGGAGGTGGACATCGGCGGCTTGCCCGCGGCCCATCCCTTTAACGCGGAAATGCGCCGGGCGGTGGTGGACGGCGATTTCCAGTTGCCGGCAAACAGCTTGTTGCGCGGCCACCTGGTGGTGCGCGGCGGCTTGCGCATCCGCGCCGGCTGCCGGATAGAAGGCAGCGTCAAGGCCAGCGGGCCGGTGCGCCTGGCCCGCGGTGTGGTCGTGACCGGCGCCGTCGTGTCCGACCACTCCATCATCTGCCGGGAACACTGCCAGCTGCTGGGCCCGGTCGTGGCGGACCGGCTCGTCGCCATCGGCGCCCATTCCGCGCTGGGCGCGCCGGACGCGCCCAACACCGTTTCTTCGCGCCGGGTCTTGCTGACACCGCCTCTGCGCGCGCACGGCACCATCTGGGCCCGCGTCCGTGGCAAGGTGCGCGGATGATGAAGCGTCTCTATCTGCTGCTGGCCTTGTGCTGCGGGGCGGGACAGGCCGCAGCCGGCCTGCTCAGCTGGCCCGGCTATCAAGACGAGGACGGCGCCATCCTGCTGCAAGCGCATGGTCGCCATGTCGACCCTTATTTCGCGATGAAAGCCTTGCTGACGGCCGACGAGCTGGGCCTGTCCATCGCCTCCGCCGCGGACGCCTGGACGGCGTGGCTGGTGCCCAGACAGGAAAGCAACGGCAGTTTTCCCCGTTTCGAACGCCAGGCCGATGGCGTTTGGCGTCGGGCGGCCGACGCCGACGCCGACGACTCCACGCTGGCCATGTGGATTTCCTTGCTGAACCGACGCTACCGGCGACAAGAAATGCCGCCGGCCCTGCAGGCCTCGCTGGCGCGCGCCCGGCGCGCGCTGTGGCGGCTGAGGCAAGCGCGCAGCGGCGTTTACGATTACACAGCCGGCGCCAAGCTGGCTTACCTGATGGACAACGTCGAGGTCTACGCGGCGCTGCGCGACGACTGCGTCAACGCCGGCGCCAGCTGCCGGAGGATGCGCCAGCTGGCCGCGGCGCTGCCCAAGACCTTTTGGGAGGCGAAAACCCGGCGTTGGCGCGTCGCCAGCCGCGACATCCCGCCCATCGCCTTCTACCCGGAAGCCGCCGCGCAACTCTTCCCCGACATGGCGGATTTGCCGGCGATGCCGGGGCAGGCCTCCTTCGACGCCTGGCTGCGCGGCGAAGGCCGGCCCTGGCTTGTCCAGGACAAGGCTCATCTGGACTTTCCCTGGGGCGTGCTGGCCCTGGCCGCGCTGAGAGGCGGCCGCGAGGACGCGGCGCGCGCCTGGCTGCGACAGGCGGCGCCGGCGCGCGGAACGCCGCGCTGGAACGTGCTGGAGGAAGCGGTTTTTCAAGGATTGACGCACCGCCTGGCGACAGCGGCGGAGCAAGAACAAAGGCAGGAAGAATGAACAAGATTCGATCATGTCCTCTTTGGGTGTTCATCATCCTATTGCTTGGACTATTGCTGGCGGCAAGCGCGATCTGGCACAAGCTGAGCGCAAGCCGGACGCCGCCGCCCAGGGCCTTCATCGCCCTATTGCTGCCCGACAAGCCGGCCAGCAACAAATACGCGCTGGCCTGGCAGGACGCGGCCAACGAAGGCGGCGTGGCGATGATGCAGATCACCGCCAGCCAATTGGTGGACATGGAGCCGGAACAACGCGCCCGCATCCGCGGCATCATCTTGCCGGACACCATTCACCGCCATGTCGACGCGGCGCTGGCCGGGGTGCTGGAGGAATACGTGCAGGCGGGCGGCGCCTTATGGATCAATTACGACGCCGCCAGCGAAAACGCCGGCGGCCGCTTTCTGGACAAGCCGACGCTCGCTCGCATGGTGGGCGTGGATTATCTGCTGTACCGGGAACTGGGCAAGCAGATGGTGCGCAGGGACCTGATGCTGATGTCGCCGTCCACGGTGGCCGAACTCGGCATCACCCCCGGCCGCTTCCAGCCCTATGCCGGCGGCAAGCCCTCCTTGCTGCAGGCCTCGACCTACGGCTACGACCAGGCCGCCTTCAGTTATCTGGCGACCCGCGGTTCTTTCCAGGGACGGGTGCTGGCCGAAGGCCCGGACGGCACCTTGATTGCCGGCCTGCGGGATTACGGCCGCGGCAAAGTCTTGTTCGTCAATCTGCCGGTCACCTTTCTCAAGATACGCACCGACGGCCTGTGGCTGCAGTCCTATCTGAACTTTTTCAATACGCGGGTGCTGCATCTGCCTCAGCTCGCCTCGGTGCCGGACGGCGTCGGCGGCCTGGTGATGAACTGGCACGTGGACGACGCCAACGCCATCCCCTATCTGGACCTGCTGAAAAAACTGGGCTTTCTCGAGCAAGGCCCCTATTCCGTCCATTTCACCACCGGTCCGGACACCAATCAGCCCGGCGACCACCGGGGCATGGACCTTGCCCATAACGCGCAAGCCCAGGACTGGGTTCGCCGCTTGCGGGCGCTGGGTTACGACATCGGCGCGCACGGCGGCTGGATGCACAACTACTTCGCCTTCAACATCAACGAGCACAACGGCAAGCAGTGGGCGTCCTATCTCGCCAAC
It contains:
- a CDS encoding bactofilin family protein → MMALIYILGVAPLVALPLLPGLLELLRKTDTSALGINRLHIGTANVFARNYRQRLDALDSDEWRQDWNARLEALGQTPRPVVDEEVLAAGALRIPAHFSFLKEIHCDDDIATGPGAILRSVLADGELSLGRGSSILRWAGARNVRIEPDSQLFGRAVAEETLDIAGPILFQRIQAANIRLGDAPPQQAAAGPLREVDIGGLPAAHPFNAEMRRAVVDGDFQLPANSLLRGHLVVRGGLRIRAGCRIEGSVKASGPVRLARGVVVTGAVVSDHSIICREHCQLLGPVVADRLVAIGAHSALGAPDAPNTVSSRRVLLTPPLRAHGTIWARVRGKVRG
- a CDS encoding polysaccharide deacetylase family protein: MNKIRSCPLWVFIILLLGLLLAASAIWHKLSASRTPPPRAFIALLLPDKPASNKYALAWQDAANEGGVAMMQITASQLVDMEPEQRARIRGIILPDTIHRHVDAALAGVLEEYVQAGGALWINYDAASENAGGRFLDKPTLARMVGVDYLLYRELGKQMVRRDLMLMSPSTVAELGITPGRFQPYAGGKPSLLQASTYGYDQAAFSYLATRGSFQGRVLAEGPDGTLIAGLRDYGRGKVLFVNLPVTFLKIRTDGLWLQSYLNFFNTRVLHLPQLASVPDGVGGLVMNWHVDDANAIPYLDLLKKLGFLEQGPYSVHFTTGPDTNQPGDHRGMDLAHNAQAQDWVRRLRALGYDIGAHGGWMHNYFAFNINEHNGKQWASYLANNKQDLENLTQQALTEYSAPNGHHPDWVTAWLRQHGVLAYYYVGDLSMGPTRTYIDPADMHGRPWAFPVSANGGIASFEEAVRNKLPSEQMTLWLQDMTRFAVQQRVARLVYFHPPGVYFYQQTVKQWLAQTRALRDQGVFHWYTMTQLSRFLSQRELTQWQVAPAEGRDASWVSVSAHNPGSLARQSWLLPKSSARPVLRSGKAEIEALPDAWRVSAQSGQDLRFDYLQTTSDTTETRHAQ